The Patagioenas fasciata isolate bPatFas1 chromosome 3, bPatFas1.hap1, whole genome shotgun sequence genome contains a region encoding:
- the IBTK gene encoding inhibitor of Bruton tyrosine kinase isoform X2 has protein sequence MSSFVPDCTSKCRSLQHALDVISVVTRGSEGQIKAFLSSYCYNAATIKDAFGRNVIHLASSCGKKGVLDWLAETKGVDLLAKDKESGWTALHRSIFYGYIDCVLSLLKHGVSLYVQDKEGLSALDLVMKDRPVHVVFKKTDPMEVYTWGNNRNFTLGHGGQQSKHHPELVDLFPRNGVYIKQVVLCEFHSVFLSHKGQVYTCGHGQGGRLGHGDEQTCLVPRLVEGLAGHQCSQIAAAKDHTVVLTEDGYVYTFGLNTFHQLGILPPPANCSVPRQVQAKNLKGRMVIGVAAGRFHTVLWTKEAVYTVGLNGGQLGYLLDPNGEKCVTSPRQVSALHHKDISVSLVSASDDATVCVTERGDIYLLADYQCKKIASKQLNLKKILVNGGYLEYKVDTQHLQENEGQKICILALDEAGRVFCWKSSNNSMKQCRWVYGRQVFMSDVALNRNEIMFVTQDGEAFTGKWLEEGKKISEKKELVSSLQNSSFDTFCEHDTNSVYERIRLQKLTFVHRAVSIATDPSGCNFAVLQSDPKTSLYEIPSVSLSSFGEDFGKLLDETDEMDSIHDVTFQIGTRTYPVHKYILAARSDFFKKLFVSSDNQLDTPDVYRKDEDAVGCDLYVIEKIHPDLFTYLLQFIYTDTCDLLTHGYKPKILLKGKSEEYQDTLISNLSKMSFDENVNGKSAFEIYRNNQVQVINEKQKSKSKKSKVIGEEANLIKILQSAARKFGLSNLSGRLDGVRLENGKINVVNKMNGNKPKLNQKKCSYLCDVTLKSLDGKEFPCHKCVLCARLDYFHSMLSNSWIEASCCSALEMPIHSDILQIIVDYLYTDEALAIKDSQNVEFICNVLVVADQLLISRLKEICEVAIAERLTLKNAAELLEFSAMYNAEQLKLSCLQFIGLNMAALLEARTLDVLSDAVVKDLSVYYRKMIPAMVRRVITPYPDGPDISSLEPEDGENFVFLREEMNTEQNSQEALFKKAKTKAKKKPRKRSDSSGGYNLSDIIQSPASTGSVKLDKTNSVESLPEFLTSDSEGSYAGVGSPRDVQSPDFTKPFHPERTEMRDKACSQGMKPPQPNKEMKSYKGSSALAQSVPQSIPSARNSSASSPNWLATSFSPASPPAMDLRTIMEIEESMQKSGTMPKANSGKMASHGIKLSQKQRKMIALAAKDNGSVMSSTEPTTLITTPLPPTKVAKLGNAWSSGLHSALPKSFRDLVMEEEKCMSANNSPGTGIKRAGYKGTEESSVQNTIRCTTRSSPGLENHVLDSPQLESHNPWLATSPAKSPVIAPVMFSAIIEEELQQEAALIRSREKPLALIQIEECAIQDLLIHYEAFDNPDEFVTVERAPQGPIATPMWNKH, from the exons ATGAGTTCTTTCGTGCCAGACTGCACTTCAAAGTGTCGATCTCTACAGCATGCTTTGGATGTTATTTCTGTGGTCACCCGAGGAAGTGAAGGCCAGATCAAGGCCTTTCTCTCTTCTTACTGCTACAATGCTGCAACTATAAAGGATGCCTTTGGTAGAAACGTTATACATCTTGCTTCATCTTGTGGCAAAAAAGGCGTGCTAGACTGGTTAGCTGAGACCAAAGGAGTAGATCTCTTGGCAAAAGACAAAGAGTCTGGATGGACAGCTTTGCACAGAAGTATATTTTATGGATACATTGATTGTGTTTTGTCATTACTAAAG CATGGCGTTAGCCTGTATGTTCAGGATAAAGAAGGCTTATCAGCTCTGGATCTTGTGATGAAAGATAGGCCAGTCCATGTGGTGTTCAAGAAAACTG atCCCATGGAAGTCTACACCTGGGGAAATAATAGAAATTTTACTTTGGGTCATGGTGGTCAACAGAGTAAACATCATCCTGAATTGGTGGACCTTTTTCCTCGGAATGGCGTGTATATCAAACAG gtggTACTCTGTGAATTCCACTCTGTGTTCCTTTCTCACAAAGGTCAAGTTTATACATGTGGACATGGACAAGGAGGGCGCTTGGGTCATGGTGATGAACAAACATGCCTA gttccaAGACTCGTGGAAGGCTTAGCTGGCCATCAGTGCTCCCAGATAGCTGCAGCTAAGGATCATACTGTTGTTTTAACAGAAGATGGATATGTTTACACATTTGGGTTAAATACTTTCCATCAATTGGGtattcttcctcctcctgctaaTTGCAGCGTTCCTAGACAG GTTCAGGCAAAAAACCTGAAAGGTAGAATGGTGATTGGAGTGGCTGCAGGCAGATTCCATACAGTGCTATGGACTAAGGAAGCAGTGTATACCGTGGGGCTGAATGGCGGCCAACTAG GTTATCTTCTGGATCCCAATGGAGAAAAATGTGTAACTTCACCTCGCCAAGTTTCTGCTCTACaccacaaagatatctctgtGTCCTTGGTCTCTGCAAGCGATGACGCTACAGTATGCGTTACCGAAAGAGGAGATATTTATTTACTTGCAGACTATCAGTGCAAAAAGATAGCTTCCAA ACAGCTGAACCTTAAAAAAATTCTTGTTAATGGGGGATATTTGGAATATAAGGTAGATACCCAGCATCTTCAAGAAAATGAGGGTCAGAAGATTTGCATTTTAGCGCTGGATGAAGCTGGAAGA GTGTTTTGCTGGAAGTCATCTAACAACTCCATGAAGCAGTGTCGTTGGGTGTATGGCCGGCAAGTCTTCATGTCCGATGTTGCTTTAAACAGGAATGAGATAATGTTTGTCACACAGGATGGTGAAGCCTTTACAGGCAAGTggctggaagaaggaaaaaaaatctcagaaaaaaaag aactCGTCTCCAGCCTTCAGAATTCTTCATTTGATACATTTTGTGAGCATGATACAAACAGTGTGTATGAAAGAATTCGACTTCAGAAGCTTACTTTTGTCCACCGAGCTGTTAGTATTGCCACTGATCCTAGTGGTTGCAATTTTGCTGTTTTACAGTCAGATCCTAAAACAAG ccTCTATGAAATTCCAAGTGTGTCATTATCAAGTTTTGGAGAGGATTTTGGCAAACTGTTAGATGAAACAGATGAAATGGACAGCATCCATGATGTGACTTTTCAGATTGGCACAAGAACTTACCCCGTGCACAAATACATCTTGGCTGCACGCTCTGACTTCTTCAAGAAGCTGTTTGTTTCCAGTGACAACCAGCTAGACACTCCGGATGTCTACCGTAAAGATGAAGATGCTGTTGGATGTGATCTTTATGTAATAGAGAAAATTCATCCAGATCTGTTTACATACCTTCTGCAGTTCATATACACTGATACTTGTGATCTTTTGACTCATGGTTATAAACCAAAAATCCTGCTTAAAGGAAAATCAGAAGAATATCAAGATACTTTAATTTCTAACCTGAGCAAAATGAGTTTTGATGAAAATGTTAATGGAAAGTCTGCATTTGAGATCTATAGAAATAATCAAGTGCAAGttataaatgaaaaacagaagagcaaatCCAAAAAGAGCAAAGTTATTGGTGAAGAAGCTAACCTCATAAAAATATTGCAAAGTGCTGCAAGAAAGTTTGGACTCAGCAATTTAAGTGGAAG GCTGGATGGAGTCAgattagaaaatggaaaaattaatgtTGTCAACAAGATGAATGGGAACAAACCAAAGTTAAACCAAAAGAAATG TTCGTACCTCTGCGATGTGACCTTGAAATCTTTAGATGGAAAGGAATTCCCATGTCATAAGTGTGTGCTTTGTGCAAGACTTg ATTATTTTCACAGCATGTTAAGCAACTCATGGATTGAG GCTTCCTGTTGTTCAGCTCTAGAAATGCCAATCCATTCTGACATACTACAGATAATTGTAGATTACCTGTATACAGATGAAGCTCTTGCAATAAAAG ATTCTCAAAACGTTGAATTCATATGTAATGTTCTCGTGGTAGCTGATCAACTTCTTATATCTAGACTCAAAGAAATCTGTGAAGTAGCCATTGCGGAAAGAC TTACTTTGAAGAAcgctgctgagctgctggagtTCTCAGCAATGTATAATGCTGAACAGTTAAAACTGTCCTGCTTGCAGTTCATAGGACTCAATATGGCAGCTTTACTTGAAGCAAG GACTCTGGATGTCTTAAGTGATGCAGTTGTAAAGGATCTTTCTGTCTATTACAGGAAAATG ATTCCAGCTATGGTCAGGAGAGTAATTACTCCATATCCAGATGGACCTGATATAAGTTCTTTAGAGCCTGAAGATGGAGAGAACTTTGTGTTTTTAAGGGAAGAAATGAATACAGAACAAAATTCTCA GGAAGCTCTTTTCAAAAAAGCAAAAACTAAGGCAAAAAAGAAGCCACGAAAACGGTCCGACAGCTCTGGAGGATATAATCTATCAGATATCATTCAGAGTCCAGCCTCTACAG GCTCAGTAAAACTGGATAAAACTAACTCTGTGGAATCACTTCCAGAATTCTTAACATCTGACTCTGAAGGTAGTTACGCGGGAGTGGGTAGCCCCAGAGACGTGCAGTCCCCTGACTTCACAAAACCATTTCATCCAGAAAGGACCGAG atgaggGACAAAGCATGCAGTCAGGGAATGAAACCCCCTCAACCTAACAAGGAGATGAAGTCATACAAGGGGTCATCAGCATTGGCACAGTCTGTTCCACAGTCCATTCCCAGTGCAAGAAACAGCTCTGCAAGCTCTCCCAACTGGTTAGCAACCAGTTTCAG ccCTGCCAGCCCTCCTGCCATGGATCTTAGAACCATCATGGAAATTGAAGAAAGTATGCAGAAAAGTGGAACCATGCCAAAGGCAAATTCAGG CAAAATGGCGTCTCATGGAATCAAGCTTTCtcagaagcaaaggaaaatgaTTGCCCTGGCAGCAAAAGATAATGGATCAGTAATGAGCAGCACGGAGCCTACTACACTGATAACCACACCACTCCCACCTACAAAAGTTGCAAAACTAGGGAATGCGTG gtcATCTGGGTTACATTCTGCTTTGCCAAAGTCATTCCGTGATCTTgtaatggaagaagaaaaatgtatGAGTGCAAACAATTCACCTGGTACTGGTATCAAAAGAGCTGGATACAAAGGAACTGAAGAATCATCGGTCCAAAACACCATAAG
- the IBTK gene encoding inhibitor of Bruton tyrosine kinase isoform X3 produces the protein MSSFVPDCTSKCRSLQHALDVISVVTRGSEGQIKAFLSSYCYNAATIKDAFGRNVIHLASSCGKKGVLDWLAETKGVDLLAKDKESGWTALHRSIFYGYIDCVLSLLKHGVSLYVQDKEGLSALDLVMKDRPVHVVFKKTDPMEVYTWGNNRNFTLGHGGQQSKHHPELVDLFPRNGVYIKQVVLCEFHSVFLSHKGQVYTCGHGQGGRLGHGDEQTCLVPRLVEGLAGHQCSQIAAAKDHTVVLTEDGYVYTFGLNTFHQLGILPPPANCSVPRQVQAKNLKGRMVIGVAAGRFHTVLWTKEAVYTVGLNGGQLGYLLDPNGEKCVTSPRQVSALHHKDISVSLVSASDDATVCVTERGDIYLLADYQCKKIASKQLNLKKILVNGGYLEYKVDTQHLQENEGQKICILALDEAGRVFCWKSSNNSMKQCRWVYGRQVFMSDVALNRNEIMFVTQDGEAFTGKWLEEGKKISEKKAELVSSLQNSSFDTFCEHDTNSVYERIRLQKLTFVHRAVSIATDPSGCNFAVLQSDPKTSLYEIPSVSLSSFGEDFGKLLDETDEMDSIHDVTFQIGTRTYPVHKYILAARSDFFKKLFVSSDNQLDTPDVYRKDEDAVGCDLYVIEKIHPDLFTYLLQFIYTDTCDLLTHGYKPKILLKGKSEEYQDTLISNLSKMSFDENVNGKSAFEIYRNNQVQVINEKQKSKSKKSKVIGEEANLIKILQSAARKFGLSNLSGRLDGVRLENGKINVVNKMNGNKPKLNQKKCSYLCDVTLKSLDGKEFPCHKCVLCARLDSQNVEFICNVLVVADQLLISRLKEICEVAIAERLTLKNAAELLEFSAMYNAEQLKLSCLQFIGLNMAALLEARTLDVLSDAVVKDLSVYYRKMIPAMVRRVITPYPDGPDISSLEPEDGENFVFLREEMNTEQNSQEALFKKAKTKAKKKPRKRSDSSGGYNLSDIIQSPASTGSVKLDKTNSVESLPEFLTSDSEGSYAGVGSPRDVQSPDFTKPFHPERTEMRDKACSQGMKPPQPNKEMKSYKGSSALAQSVPQSIPSARNSSASSPNWLATSFSPASPPAMDLRTIMEIEESMQKSGTMPKANSGKMASHGIKLSQKQRKMIALAAKDNGSVMSSTEPTTLITTPLPPTKVAKLGNAWSSGLHSALPKSFRDLVMEEEKCMSANNSPGTGIKRAGYKGTEESSVQNTIRCTTRSSPGLENHVLDSPQLESHNPWLATSPAKSPVIAPVMFSAIIEEELQQEAALIRSREKPLALIQIEECAIQDLLIHYEAFDNPDEFVTVERAPQGPIATPMWNKH, from the exons ATGAGTTCTTTCGTGCCAGACTGCACTTCAAAGTGTCGATCTCTACAGCATGCTTTGGATGTTATTTCTGTGGTCACCCGAGGAAGTGAAGGCCAGATCAAGGCCTTTCTCTCTTCTTACTGCTACAATGCTGCAACTATAAAGGATGCCTTTGGTAGAAACGTTATACATCTTGCTTCATCTTGTGGCAAAAAAGGCGTGCTAGACTGGTTAGCTGAGACCAAAGGAGTAGATCTCTTGGCAAAAGACAAAGAGTCTGGATGGACAGCTTTGCACAGAAGTATATTTTATGGATACATTGATTGTGTTTTGTCATTACTAAAG CATGGCGTTAGCCTGTATGTTCAGGATAAAGAAGGCTTATCAGCTCTGGATCTTGTGATGAAAGATAGGCCAGTCCATGTGGTGTTCAAGAAAACTG atCCCATGGAAGTCTACACCTGGGGAAATAATAGAAATTTTACTTTGGGTCATGGTGGTCAACAGAGTAAACATCATCCTGAATTGGTGGACCTTTTTCCTCGGAATGGCGTGTATATCAAACAG gtggTACTCTGTGAATTCCACTCTGTGTTCCTTTCTCACAAAGGTCAAGTTTATACATGTGGACATGGACAAGGAGGGCGCTTGGGTCATGGTGATGAACAAACATGCCTA gttccaAGACTCGTGGAAGGCTTAGCTGGCCATCAGTGCTCCCAGATAGCTGCAGCTAAGGATCATACTGTTGTTTTAACAGAAGATGGATATGTTTACACATTTGGGTTAAATACTTTCCATCAATTGGGtattcttcctcctcctgctaaTTGCAGCGTTCCTAGACAG GTTCAGGCAAAAAACCTGAAAGGTAGAATGGTGATTGGAGTGGCTGCAGGCAGATTCCATACAGTGCTATGGACTAAGGAAGCAGTGTATACCGTGGGGCTGAATGGCGGCCAACTAG GTTATCTTCTGGATCCCAATGGAGAAAAATGTGTAACTTCACCTCGCCAAGTTTCTGCTCTACaccacaaagatatctctgtGTCCTTGGTCTCTGCAAGCGATGACGCTACAGTATGCGTTACCGAAAGAGGAGATATTTATTTACTTGCAGACTATCAGTGCAAAAAGATAGCTTCCAA ACAGCTGAACCTTAAAAAAATTCTTGTTAATGGGGGATATTTGGAATATAAGGTAGATACCCAGCATCTTCAAGAAAATGAGGGTCAGAAGATTTGCATTTTAGCGCTGGATGAAGCTGGAAGA GTGTTTTGCTGGAAGTCATCTAACAACTCCATGAAGCAGTGTCGTTGGGTGTATGGCCGGCAAGTCTTCATGTCCGATGTTGCTTTAAACAGGAATGAGATAATGTTTGTCACACAGGATGGTGAAGCCTTTACAGGCAAGTggctggaagaaggaaaaaaaatctcagaaaaaaaag cagaactCGTCTCCAGCCTTCAGAATTCTTCATTTGATACATTTTGTGAGCATGATACAAACAGTGTGTATGAAAGAATTCGACTTCAGAAGCTTACTTTTGTCCACCGAGCTGTTAGTATTGCCACTGATCCTAGTGGTTGCAATTTTGCTGTTTTACAGTCAGATCCTAAAACAAG ccTCTATGAAATTCCAAGTGTGTCATTATCAAGTTTTGGAGAGGATTTTGGCAAACTGTTAGATGAAACAGATGAAATGGACAGCATCCATGATGTGACTTTTCAGATTGGCACAAGAACTTACCCCGTGCACAAATACATCTTGGCTGCACGCTCTGACTTCTTCAAGAAGCTGTTTGTTTCCAGTGACAACCAGCTAGACACTCCGGATGTCTACCGTAAAGATGAAGATGCTGTTGGATGTGATCTTTATGTAATAGAGAAAATTCATCCAGATCTGTTTACATACCTTCTGCAGTTCATATACACTGATACTTGTGATCTTTTGACTCATGGTTATAAACCAAAAATCCTGCTTAAAGGAAAATCAGAAGAATATCAAGATACTTTAATTTCTAACCTGAGCAAAATGAGTTTTGATGAAAATGTTAATGGAAAGTCTGCATTTGAGATCTATAGAAATAATCAAGTGCAAGttataaatgaaaaacagaagagcaaatCCAAAAAGAGCAAAGTTATTGGTGAAGAAGCTAACCTCATAAAAATATTGCAAAGTGCTGCAAGAAAGTTTGGACTCAGCAATTTAAGTGGAAG GCTGGATGGAGTCAgattagaaaatggaaaaattaatgtTGTCAACAAGATGAATGGGAACAAACCAAAGTTAAACCAAAAGAAATG TTCGTACCTCTGCGATGTGACCTTGAAATCTTTAGATGGAAAGGAATTCCCATGTCATAAGTGTGTGCTTTGTGCAAGACTTg ATTCTCAAAACGTTGAATTCATATGTAATGTTCTCGTGGTAGCTGATCAACTTCTTATATCTAGACTCAAAGAAATCTGTGAAGTAGCCATTGCGGAAAGAC TTACTTTGAAGAAcgctgctgagctgctggagtTCTCAGCAATGTATAATGCTGAACAGTTAAAACTGTCCTGCTTGCAGTTCATAGGACTCAATATGGCAGCTTTACTTGAAGCAAG GACTCTGGATGTCTTAAGTGATGCAGTTGTAAAGGATCTTTCTGTCTATTACAGGAAAATG ATTCCAGCTATGGTCAGGAGAGTAATTACTCCATATCCAGATGGACCTGATATAAGTTCTTTAGAGCCTGAAGATGGAGAGAACTTTGTGTTTTTAAGGGAAGAAATGAATACAGAACAAAATTCTCA GGAAGCTCTTTTCAAAAAAGCAAAAACTAAGGCAAAAAAGAAGCCACGAAAACGGTCCGACAGCTCTGGAGGATATAATCTATCAGATATCATTCAGAGTCCAGCCTCTACAG GCTCAGTAAAACTGGATAAAACTAACTCTGTGGAATCACTTCCAGAATTCTTAACATCTGACTCTGAAGGTAGTTACGCGGGAGTGGGTAGCCCCAGAGACGTGCAGTCCCCTGACTTCACAAAACCATTTCATCCAGAAAGGACCGAG atgaggGACAAAGCATGCAGTCAGGGAATGAAACCCCCTCAACCTAACAAGGAGATGAAGTCATACAAGGGGTCATCAGCATTGGCACAGTCTGTTCCACAGTCCATTCCCAGTGCAAGAAACAGCTCTGCAAGCTCTCCCAACTGGTTAGCAACCAGTTTCAG ccCTGCCAGCCCTCCTGCCATGGATCTTAGAACCATCATGGAAATTGAAGAAAGTATGCAGAAAAGTGGAACCATGCCAAAGGCAAATTCAGG CAAAATGGCGTCTCATGGAATCAAGCTTTCtcagaagcaaaggaaaatgaTTGCCCTGGCAGCAAAAGATAATGGATCAGTAATGAGCAGCACGGAGCCTACTACACTGATAACCACACCACTCCCACCTACAAAAGTTGCAAAACTAGGGAATGCGTG gtcATCTGGGTTACATTCTGCTTTGCCAAAGTCATTCCGTGATCTTgtaatggaagaagaaaaatgtatGAGTGCAAACAATTCACCTGGTACTGGTATCAAAAGAGCTGGATACAAAGGAACTGAAGAATCATCGGTCCAAAACACCATAAG